The following is a genomic window from Anaerolineales bacterium.
GCGTGCGTGATAAGGCGGACGAGCTGGGCATGCGCTTCCTGTGGTACACGCCCACCGAGTATTGCCGCATGTCCCCGGTGGAACTGGAAATTGGCGCCAAGCGCTGCAATGCCGGGGAGTACTCGCTGTGCATTGAACCGAATGGCGATGTGCTGCCCTGCCAGTCGTATTACGTGTCCGCAGGCAACATCCTGCATGATCCCTGGGAACAAATTTGGGATGGGGAGCTGTTCCGCTCTTTCCGCCACCGCGAAGAAGACCCCAAGGGCTATGGCCTGCCGGAGAAGTGCTGGACCTGCCCGGACCTGCCGCTGTGCGGTGGGGGCTGCCGCATCGAGCGTGAAGCACGCGATGGCGTGCGCATCGCCGGCGAGGGCGGCGGCGGTTGCTCTGGCTGCAGCGGCAGCTGCGGCACCGGCGGGGCGGCCCACGAGATCAAGAGTCATGTACACACTGCCGGCTATATCCCGACAGGCGGCTTCATCCCTTCGCCCAGCACCACGCGCACCACGGTGCGCTCCAGCGGTAACATGTCGCTGATCGGCCTGGAGGAAATTCAATAGGCTATTTGTAGAAGTCTAGAAGGTCAAGGCTCCCGGTTATGATTGCCGGGAGCCTTTTACTTGATGGAAGACGAATGACACTTCAATACGCGATCCTGGCCGTCTGTGTTCTTTTGCTTTTGTATGTCGGCACGCGCTATTGGCACTGGCGGCAGGCCAACCTGCAGCCCTACACGCCCGCCCTGGCGCGCATCGAAGGCGGCGGGATCAAACGCGGCCTGACCCCCGCCGAAGGCGCTATCTTGCTGGGCCGTCCTCTGCATATCACGCTCACCCTGGTCATTTTCGAGATGCTGCGCAAAGGCTTCCTGCGCCAGGTAGCTGCCGATCCACTGACGGTGGAAGTGGCCGAGGCTTTTCGCACCCAGGGCCGCGGCCTGAGTCCACAGGCGCGCGGCGACCAACGCCGGGCGGCTGCGCAGAAGATCAACAGCACATTGCATCTCTACGAAGAACCGTTTCTGGAGATTATCGAGGCCCATCCGGGCCGCCCGGTGGCCGAGTTGGACCTGGGCGTGGCGGTGCAGCCGTTGGTGCGCTATGTGGCCGGGCGAGTGGGCGGCTACAGCCTGGAGGAGAGCCGGGAATACTACCGCCTGATCATCGAGCGTGCCCCGCGTGAAGCGCGCAGCGACGGCCGCCTGACCTTTGAACGCCAGAAAGTGCTGGACCGCAACTTTGGCTGGGTACTGCTTGGCGACGAGTTCGCCGGTGTGCTGGATACGCCGGAGCTCAGCTACTTGCCGTTGTGGCTGCGCCCGCCGCGCGGCTCCGGCCAGGAACTGGGCGCAGTGGGCTTCGCTGCTTGGGCTCAGGGTGTGATGGATGGGTTGGCGGGTGTGGTGGCCGAGGAAGATGTCAAGCTGACCTTGGGCCGTGAAGAGGATGCCACCACCGCGACCTTGCTCAATGACATCACCCGCACCACGTTTTACGGCTGATTAATCTCTATTATCATTGTACGAGCTTGTGTCTGAGGAGCCCTGATGTCTAATTTCCCTACGCTCTACAACAGTGAAGATGCCTTCCGCGACTATGTCCCGCGCACCCAGGAGTTTATGACGCTGGGAGCCCAAGCCGGCCTACGGCCCGCAGCCGAAGACAAGGCCCGCGCGGCGCTAGTGGTGATCGATATGCAGAACGACTTTGTGCGCCCGGAGGGCGCACTCAGCGTGCCCGGCTCCGAGGCCGATCTGCAGCGCCTCGTCGAATTCATTTACAACAAAGCCGAGCAGATCAGTGCTATCTACTGCACGCTGGATTCGCACTATCCGATGCAGATCTTCTACAGCGAGTGGTGGCACAACCCGGCTACTGGCGAGCAGCCGGCACCTTTCACCGTCATCACCGCCGAAGATCTGGCCCAGGGTGCATGGGTCGCCCGGCAGGATGCGGAGTGGTCGCAGCACTACGTCACCGAACTGGCCAAGCAGAGCCAGAAACAGCTCATGATCTGGCCCAAGCACACCATGGTGGGCACCTGGGGCCAGGCCCTCTCGCCAGCGCTGTACGAGGCGATTGCCTGGCACAGCGCCGCCCGGCAGGCCCAGCCGGTCTTCGTGACCAAGGGCGACCTGCCGCAGGTGGAGCGCTACGGGGCGTTTGCGCCAGAGGTGGAATATCCCGGCGACCCGCGCGGCCGGGCCGACCGGACCTTGCTGGACGAACTCGCCGGTTACGAGCGCACCTGGTGGGCGGGTGAGGCCGAGACACACTGCGTGATTGCCAGCCAGGTACAGGCGGCGGAGTACTATGCCAGTAAGCCCCAGGTGCTGGAAGGCATGAACTTCCTAACCGACTGCACCAGCCCTATCCTGCACCCTGAGGTTGACTTCGTCGGCCCGACACGCGCCGAGCAGCAGCGACTGGCTGCGCTCGGTGTGAAGCTGGTGAAGAGCACGGATTAGCTATAGATAAAAAAGAGGCCGGTCTTTTGACCGGCCTCTTTTTTGTCTATGCAATCTACAAGCTGATGATAGGGGCTATGCCTTAACCTTCCAGATCTTGCTCCACTTGTCATTCAGCATATTGCCCAAAACTTTTTTGCCGCCCTGTCCTGCCAGCACGTCGCCATCCGGCTCGACGTACAGCCAGGCGCGGCCGGCCCCGTCGAGCGCTTTGGTTTTCTGGGCTTTGAGCTCCAGGCTCACCGGGTTTAAGCCTGAGTAAGGCACCGGCATGTCCCAGACCAGCGGCAAGCCCATATGATTGGCGTGGTCGGCGGCGGTTTGCAGCTTGTCGCTGAGCGTTTCGTCACTCTCGCTCAACGAAAGGGCGCGCACGCCGCTCTCGGCGATACGGTCGATCAGGCTATTGATCTGCTTGGCGTTCTGCTTGGTCAGCGTCAGGTGGGCGGCGATGAAGATGTCATCATCCAGCACCTTGCGCCAGTAGGCAAAACTGGCCAGTGATTCCCAGGTTTCCTCTTTGCTGGGCTGCAGCACGATCATGGCGTGGTCCAGGCCTGCATCTAATAGGGTCTTCAGGTAACGCGTATCGCCCAGCTTGCGGCCGTCGGTGATCAGGCCGCTCACCAAGCCGTGCTCTTCGGCGCGCTGCAGCAGTTGCGGCAGATCCTCACGCAGGGTGGGTTCGCCGCCGGTGAACAGCACATGCGGGATGCCGATTTCGTAGGCCCTGTCGATGATCTGCGTCCACTCTTCGGTGCTGAGCTCGCGGGTCACGCGCTTGGTGGGCGCCGCATCGCGCGGGGCTCCGGCGGGCAGCTTGTAAGTCAGCGCGCAATCCAGCCGATAGGGCGCGGTCATCGAGTCGGTATAGGGCGCCTGGCGTTCCAGGTTCAGGTAGGTCACCGGGTCCAGGTCGGGCGTCTCGATCAATGTTTGCAGGCTTTGCGCAAAGTTGGCGTAATCGGTGGTTGCCTGTTTTTTGCTGACCCGGTAGCGTTGGCTGATTTTGGCGGCAACTTCATCCGGAGGGGTTAGATGGATGAAGTGATACGCATATTCTGCGGCGGACTGGTTGAGGTGCATCACCGTCGAGGCATTCAATACCAGCAGTCCCTGGCCGTTCGGCTCCACGCGCAGATGCAAGCGGTAGTGGAAGGGATGGCTGGCCGGCGCCGTGTAAGTATAAAAGCCCGGCTCCAGGGGAGCGGCGCGCTCAGTGTCGTTCAAGCCCAGGCGTTCTCGCCAGCCCATCAGCGGCCTCCTCCAGCGCAAGCGCAGGCGCAGCCGGCACAAGCGCAGGCGCAGGAACTGCCACCCCCGCTGAAGCCGCCGC
Proteins encoded in this region:
- a CDS encoding radical SAM protein, with protein sequence MGWRERLGLNDTERAAPLEPGFYTYTAPASHPFHYRLHLRVEPNGQGLLVLNASTVMHLNQSAAEYAYHFIHLTPPDEVAAKISQRYRVSKKQATTDYANFAQSLQTLIETPDLDPVTYLNLERQAPYTDSMTAPYRLDCALTYKLPAGAPRDAAPTKRVTRELSTEEWTQIIDRAYEIGIPHVLFTGGEPTLREDLPQLLQRAEEHGLVSGLITDGRKLGDTRYLKTLLDAGLDHAMIVLQPSKEETWESLASFAYWRKVLDDDIFIAAHLTLTKQNAKQINSLIDRIAESGVRALSLSESDETLSDKLQTAADHANHMGLPLVWDMPVPYSGLNPVSLELKAQKTKALDGAGRAWLYVEPDGDVLAGQGGKKVLGNMLNDKWSKIWKVKA